In a single window of the Paenibacillus sp. MMS20-IR301 genome:
- the wecB gene encoding non-hydrolyzing UDP-N-acetylglucosamine 2-epimerase: MKIMTILGTRPEIIRLSVIIPLLDQHAERHVLVHTGQNFTASLSGIFFAELGLRAPDYVLQDKQAGLGGQLAAMFGSLESILLQEKPDRILLLGDTNSALCAILAERMGIPVVHMEAGNRCYDLKVPEEKNRRVIDAVSTINMPYTQQSKRHLLSEGFPSQRIVLTGNPIHEVITHYEDRIGASDILSRLNLTAGRYLLVTAHRAENVDDPASLLQIMSGLNLVAEHFGLRLICSIHPRTRSKLTEQFPLTMNPLVEFHEPFGFFDFVHLERYALCAITDSGTVQEECCLMGVPTVTIRRTTERPETVDCGSNVVSGVEQNSILRCTVLMTSLKPDWEAPEGYLTPDVSIKVVKFLLGGNLHVQ, translated from the coding sequence ATGAAGATCATGACGATTTTGGGCACACGGCCCGAAATTATCCGGCTCAGTGTCATCATTCCGCTGCTCGACCAGCATGCAGAGCGGCATGTGCTGGTGCACACGGGGCAGAATTTCACAGCCAGCCTCAGCGGGATATTCTTCGCCGAGCTGGGACTGCGTGCACCGGACTATGTGCTGCAGGATAAGCAGGCCGGACTCGGGGGCCAGCTGGCGGCAATGTTCGGCAGCCTGGAGAGCATTCTGCTGCAGGAGAAGCCGGACCGGATTCTGCTGCTCGGCGACACCAATAGTGCGCTGTGTGCTATTTTGGCCGAGCGGATGGGTATTCCTGTAGTCCATATGGAAGCAGGCAACCGCTGCTACGATCTGAAAGTGCCGGAGGAGAAAAATCGCCGTGTCATAGATGCCGTATCCACCATAAATATGCCGTATACCCAGCAGAGTAAACGGCATCTGCTCAGCGAGGGGTTCCCCAGCCAGCGTATCGTGTTAACCGGCAATCCGATCCATGAAGTGATTACGCATTATGAAGACCGGATCGGCGCCAGTGATATTTTATCCCGGCTGAACCTTACGGCCGGCCGGTATCTGCTGGTTACAGCCCACCGGGCGGAGAATGTGGATGATCCGGCATCCCTGCTGCAGATCATGAGCGGACTGAACCTGGTGGCTGAGCATTTCGGGCTCCGCCTGATCTGCAGCATCCATCCCCGCACACGCTCCAAGCTTACAGAGCAGTTCCCGCTGACCATGAATCCGCTGGTGGAGTTCCATGAGCCGTTCGGATTCTTCGATTTCGTCCATCTGGAGCGCTACGCCCTGTGCGCCATTACCGACAGCGGCACCGTTCAGGAGGAATGCTGCCTGATGGGAGTGCCGACGGTAACAATCCGCCGGACCACTGAGCGCCCGGAGACCGTCGATTGCGGAAGTAATGTAGTGTCCGGCGTAGAGCAGAACAGCATTCTGCGCTGCACCGTGCTGATGACGTCGCTTAAGCCTGATTGGGAGGCGCCGGAAGGGTACCTGACTCCCGATGTCTCGATCAAAGTAGTTAAATTTCTGCTTGGAGGGAACCTGCATGTTCAATAA
- a CDS encoding polysaccharide biosynthesis protein yields MFNNKRILVTGGTGSWGHELIRQLLPQHPKEIIVFSRSESAQVAMSREFEDKRLSFVIGDIRDKDALVAACRGVDYVFHLAALKHVPVCEDQPYEALKTNVVGTQNVIEAAIANNVEKAIYISTDKAANPSNFYGMTKAIGEKLFVYANLIGSGTRFVTVRGGNVLGTNGSVVHLFMKQIKDKGQVRITDMNMTRFFFTLRDAITLLFKASEVSIGGEIFVMTMPTCRIVDLAEVLIEASGRKDVSMIEAGIRPGEKIHEILMSDFESLTTVVYDEQYLVILPTLDMPGLKEHYRPYPHVSFNSFSSENNLMDQAEIKDILIRGGFLK; encoded by the coding sequence ATGTTCAATAATAAACGGATTCTGGTTACAGGCGGTACCGGTTCCTGGGGGCATGAGCTTATCCGGCAACTGCTGCCGCAGCATCCCAAAGAAATCATCGTATTCTCCCGCAGCGAGTCTGCACAGGTAGCCATGAGCCGTGAATTTGAAGATAAGCGCCTCAGCTTCGTCATCGGTGATATCCGGGATAAGGACGCTCTCGTGGCTGCATGCCGCGGTGTGGATTATGTGTTCCATCTGGCGGCGCTCAAGCATGTTCCGGTCTGCGAAGACCAGCCGTATGAAGCGCTGAAGACCAACGTGGTCGGAACGCAGAATGTTATTGAAGCGGCCATTGCCAACAATGTGGAAAAAGCGATCTACATCTCCACCGACAAAGCGGCTAATCCGTCAAACTTCTACGGGATGACTAAGGCGATCGGCGAGAAACTGTTCGTATATGCCAATCTGATCGGTTCAGGTACCCGGTTTGTTACCGTGCGCGGCGGCAATGTGCTTGGCACGAATGGCAGCGTAGTCCATCTGTTCATGAAGCAGATCAAGGATAAGGGGCAGGTACGCATTACCGACATGAACATGACCCGGTTCTTCTTCACCCTGCGCGATGCCATCACGCTGCTCTTCAAGGCTTCGGAGGTCAGCATCGGCGGCGAGATCTTCGTAATGACCATGCCTACCTGCAGGATCGTGGATCTGGCCGAGGTGCTGATCGAAGCTTCGGGCCGGAAGGATGTCAGCATGATTGAGGCCGGGATCCGTCCGGGTGAAAAAATCCATGAGATTCTCATGAGCGATTTCGAGAGTCTGACTACCGTTGTCTACGATGAGCAGTATCTGGTCATCCTTCCTACGCTGGATATGCCCGGGCTGAAGGAGCATTACCGCCCTTATCCGCATGTGTCCTTCAACAGCTTCAGCTCGGAGAATAATCTGATGGATCAGGCAGAGATCAAAGATATTCTGATCCGGGGAGGATTCCTGAAATGA
- a CDS encoding SDR family oxidoreductase, producing MKLLILGGNGMAGHMLAEYFRRQGKHHVFHTTRDKSDLGGLYVDADDIAGVEKLVEIVAPHCIINAMGVLNQFAERDAIGAYHVNGFLPHRLRRAADGIHARLIHISTDCVFEGTRGRYTEEDVTDGTSVYAITKSLGEVRAPGHLTIRTSIIGPEIRTGGIGLMEWFLAQKGRVTGYERVMWNGVTTLELAKVIGSLLDSDLSGLIHLAHPGPVSKCELLQMMQSAFHKDDVEIIPEQLHIQDRTLVSTRSDVSIKLPSYPEMLAELADFMHSAEMTT from the coding sequence ATGAAACTGCTTATCCTCGGAGGAAACGGTATGGCGGGTCACATGCTGGCGGAGTATTTCCGCCGCCAGGGCAAGCATCACGTCTTCCATACAACCCGGGATAAGAGTGATCTTGGCGGGCTGTATGTAGATGCGGATGATATCGCCGGAGTAGAGAAGCTGGTCGAAATCGTGGCTCCCCATTGCATTATTAATGCAATGGGGGTGCTTAACCAATTTGCCGAACGCGACGCAATCGGCGCGTACCATGTTAACGGATTTCTGCCCCACCGCCTGCGGCGGGCAGCAGACGGCATTCATGCCCGGCTCATCCACATCAGTACCGACTGCGTGTTCGAAGGAACACGCGGAAGGTACACGGAGGAGGATGTGACTGATGGCACTTCGGTCTATGCCATCACGAAGAGCCTGGGAGAAGTGCGGGCCCCCGGCCATCTGACGATCCGTACCTCGATCATCGGTCCGGAAATCCGTACCGGCGGCATTGGGCTGATGGAATGGTTCCTGGCCCAGAAGGGCCGGGTAACCGGTTATGAACGTGTGATGTGGAACGGGGTAACCACGCTGGAGCTGGCCAAGGTTATCGGCTCTCTGCTGGACTCGGACCTTTCCGGCTTGATCCACCTTGCCCACCCTGGCCCGGTGAGTAAATGTGAGCTGCTGCAGATGATGCAGTCGGCTTTTCATAAAGACGATGTGGAGATCATCCCCGAGCAGCTCCATATCCAGGACCGGACACTGGTCAGCACCAGGAGCGATGTGAGTATCAAGCTGCCTTCATATCCCGAGATGCTTGCTGAGCTTGCAGACTTCATGCATTCTGCAGAGATGACGACATGA
- a CDS encoding NAD-dependent epimerase/dehydratase family protein, which produces MKGRRLLITGAGGFTGRHAVEYFAAEGAEVTAVVRGTAAEASIFPAGVQQVACDLGDRKAVSRMIETVRPELVLHLAGKNSVPESWRDPLLYMETNVMATLYLLEALRARPASRILVAGSRLKYRPDSAAGPPHPYSLSKTLEELVSLAWGTLFKQPVLMAEPSNLIGPGPSTGFCSLLAQHIVRSEAAAAAGEPAPAAFRLSSRHAQRDFLDVRDAVRAYRYILDSGETGKIYRIGSGTQRELGEIAGKLLAHAAAPVEIDWGPQAEQERQAESSPASAVPEKPPSASADKEVPPAEPEDDAAALGWRPETLFARSLADIIGYYRAGKEGR; this is translated from the coding sequence ATGAAGGGCCGGCGGCTGCTGATTACCGGAGCCGGCGGATTTACCGGCAGGCATGCCGTGGAATACTTCGCAGCCGAAGGGGCAGAAGTGACTGCTGTGGTGCGCGGCACCGCAGCGGAAGCTTCAATCTTTCCCGCCGGAGTTCAGCAGGTGGCCTGTGACCTTGGTGACCGCAAAGCCGTATCCCGGATGATTGAAACGGTCCGCCCGGAGCTGGTGCTGCACTTGGCCGGCAAGAATTCGGTTCCGGAGTCATGGCGTGACCCGCTGCTCTACATGGAGACTAATGTAATGGCTACCCTGTATTTGCTTGAGGCTCTGCGTGCCCGGCCGGCCAGCCGAATTCTGGTGGCCGGCTCCCGGCTTAAATACAGACCGGATTCCGCAGCAGGACCACCTCACCCCTATAGTCTAAGCAAGACGCTGGAGGAACTGGTTTCCCTGGCCTGGGGAACGCTGTTCAAGCAGCCGGTACTGATGGCGGAGCCTTCCAATCTGATCGGCCCCGGCCCTTCAACCGGCTTCTGTTCTCTCCTGGCACAGCATATTGTGCGCAGTGAAGCTGCTGCGGCTGCCGGGGAACCCGCGCCGGCTGCGTTCCGCCTCTCCTCACGCCATGCACAGCGTGACTTCCTGGATGTACGGGATGCCGTGAGGGCATACCGCTATATTCTGGACTCAGGGGAGACCGGGAAAATCTACCGGATCGGCTCCGGCACACAGCGGGAGCTGGGGGAGATTGCCGGGAAACTGCTGGCTCACGCTGCGGCACCGGTGGAGATCGACTGGGGGCCCCAGGCTGAGCAAGAGCGACAGGCAGAGTCTTCCCCGGCATCAGCCGTTCCGGAAAAGCCTCCGTCTGCATCTGCTGATAAAGAAGTGCCGCCTGCAGAGCCCGAGGACGATGCTGCTGCTCTCGGCTGGAGGCCGGAGACCCTATTTGCCCGGTCGCTTGCGGATATTATCGGCTATTACAGGGCCGGCAAGGAAGGAAGGTAG
- a CDS encoding glycosyltransferase: MKPRVSVVIPFYNCPYIEQALQSALSQSWQPYEIIVVDDGSTMHAERITPYLPYIHYLGKANGGTASALNHGITHATGDYVVWLSSDDMFYHDKINNQVLFMEQNRLLISYTNFNFINGYSQCTEMNASLMFGSQLDYLRCFLQGNPINGCTVMFKREIFAAIGLFNEALPYTHDYDLWYRAILNGYPPVMLNQSLTAYRRHDGMGTLKHYDVIMAEAAATNARYHAPLSQLIASMGG; encoded by the coding sequence ATGAAGCCGAGAGTATCCGTGGTCATTCCTTTTTATAATTGCCCTTATATTGAGCAGGCGCTGCAAAGCGCCCTTTCTCAATCCTGGCAGCCTTATGAGATTATCGTGGTTGATGACGGTTCAACGATGCATGCGGAGCGGATCACTCCTTATCTGCCCTATATCCACTACCTGGGTAAGGCTAACGGGGGGACTGCCTCTGCACTGAACCATGGAATTACCCATGCTACGGGGGATTATGTTGTCTGGCTAAGTTCAGATGATATGTTCTACCACGATAAAATCAATAATCAGGTTCTGTTCATGGAGCAGAACCGTTTGCTGATCTCGTATACCAATTTCAATTTCATTAACGGCTATTCGCAATGTACCGAGATGAACGCATCCTTGATGTTTGGAAGCCAGCTTGATTACTTGCGCTGCTTCCTGCAAGGCAATCCGATCAACGGGTGTACGGTGATGTTCAAGCGGGAGATCTTTGCAGCCATCGGCCTGTTCAATGAAGCTCTGCCCTATACCCATGATTATGATCTGTGGTACCGGGCGATTCTGAACGGTTATCCGCCGGTGATGCTCAACCAGTCATTGACCGCCTACAGGCGGCATGATGGAATGGGGACCCTTAAGCATTACGATGTCATTATGGCAGAAGCCGCTGCCACTAATGCCCGCTATCATGCCCCGCTCAGCCAGCTGATCGCTTCCATGGGCGGCTGA
- a CDS encoding class I SAM-dependent methyltransferase, with translation MYREIEVKDFLPVLLEQLKFSESILDIGSGTGTLLERYEAAVVLGLDIHRPYLLHRKYKSPHIIPVHADASHIDKLFLPGTFSAVTLIDSLEHFSMKDGVELLRKAELIAASRVVVFTPRGFFPQEGKDHFNLQGEYYQRHWSGWEPEDFLNLGYAVTVLKGYHHAENPSFREAFGDDHAPLDALLACKTV, from the coding sequence ATGTACCGGGAAATCGAAGTGAAAGACTTCCTGCCGGTCCTGCTGGAGCAGCTGAAATTCTCCGAGAGTATTCTGGATATCGGCAGCGGAACCGGTACGCTGCTTGAGCGTTATGAAGCGGCTGTTGTACTGGGACTGGATATCCACCGGCCGTATCTGCTGCACCGCAAGTATAAGTCGCCGCACATCATTCCGGTTCACGCCGATGCCAGCCATATCGATAAGCTGTTCCTGCCGGGCACCTTCTCCGCGGTTACGCTGATTGATTCGCTGGAGCATTTCTCGATGAAGGATGGTGTGGAGCTGCTGAGAAAGGCGGAGCTGATTGCCGCGAGCCGGGTGGTTGTATTTACGCCGCGGGGTTTTTTTCCGCAGGAGGGCAAGGATCATTTCAATCTGCAGGGTGAGTATTATCAGCGGCACTGGAGCGGCTGGGAGCCGGAGGATTTTCTGAACCTGGGCTACGCTGTAACAGTGCTGAAAGGCTATCACCATGCAGAGAATCCTTCCTTCCGGGAAGCGTTCGGTGACGATCATGCTCCGCTGGATGCGCTTCTCGCCTGCAAAACAGTCTAA
- a CDS encoding glycosyltransferase, with product MNHKSRVSVVIPFYNCPYVDQAVESVLAQTYTDIELIVVDDGSTRYMEKLEPYRDRIVYIRKKNGGTASALNLGIKASSGAYFAWLSADDLFHPDKIRRQLETIRSYGTSFCHTAYYYINELGERFSGVIGMQFDSRSHLIETMMSGCPVNGSSVLLDMQIFSRVGMFNEGFLYTQDYDLWLRILPHYKWSYIAEPLLDYRVHQEMGSVIHNEAQNREIALVQARHKGILTQLLREEKAK from the coding sequence ATGAACCATAAATCCAGGGTTTCAGTGGTTATTCCGTTCTACAATTGTCCCTATGTGGACCAGGCAGTCGAAAGCGTGCTGGCCCAGACCTATACGGATATTGAACTGATTGTCGTGGATGACGGATCAACGCGCTATATGGAGAAGCTTGAGCCGTACAGGGACAGAATTGTGTATATCCGCAAAAAAAACGGCGGTACCGCCTCAGCGCTTAACCTTGGAATCAAGGCGTCCAGCGGAGCCTATTTTGCCTGGCTAAGTGCTGATGATCTGTTCCATCCGGATAAAATCCGCAGACAGCTGGAGACCATCCGCAGCTATGGCACCTCCTTCTGTCATACAGCCTATTACTATATCAATGAGCTTGGGGAAAGATTCTCCGGAGTGATCGGTATGCAGTTTGACAGCAGAAGCCACCTGATTGAGACGATGATGTCCGGATGCCCGGTGAACGGCAGCTCTGTGCTGCTGGATATGCAGATTTTTTCCCGGGTAGGGATGTTTAATGAAGGCTTTCTGTATACCCAGGATTATGATTTGTGGCTGCGTATTCTGCCGCATTATAAGTGGTCTTATATTGCGGAGCCGCTGCTCGATTACCGTGTGCATCAGGAGATGGGCTCAGTCATCCATAATGAGGCGCAGAACCGGGAGATTGCGCTGGTGCAGGCGAGGCATAAAGGCATTCTGACACAGCTGCTGAGAGAGGAGAAAGCGAAATGA
- a CDS encoding glycosyltransferase family 4 protein, which produces MRLTFPILTLSRGGAQRMLAELANRLFEAGHEVVVLMPSYATVEYEMKCPIVISPSAVLTEHDFPYGDVIISNYYTTVPVSERASAQGKGLHVRLALCYEPTFLPDNNQSFASYNSTRNLLVLSRWQQEIIRINHGIKGRIVPIGVNPDFSNTHLRGRGGGKIVISAIMRKPEGGFSGHREQDYLLQELDTVKQLHPEVDIYIITPPAEYASSSYLQKLFGEGRYEIRTPGNDSELSYHYNESDIFVSSSTYDTGSLPGLEAMRCGAALVTVYSGGNLEYCVHGHNCLMSYRYENRLAEDISALVKDKELRQRLAARGELDSQRFTWERSMQIFQSELFEIVSRQGG; this is translated from the coding sequence ATGAGGCTGACATTCCCGATTCTGACCCTGTCCAGAGGCGGCGCCCAGCGGATGCTGGCGGAGCTGGCTAACCGTCTGTTTGAAGCCGGCCATGAGGTTGTGGTGCTTATGCCCTCTTACGCCACGGTAGAATATGAAATGAAATGTCCGATTGTGATCTCTCCTTCAGCCGTGTTGACTGAACATGATTTCCCCTACGGGGATGTGATCATCTCCAACTACTATACAACAGTACCGGTTTCTGAGCGGGCCAGTGCACAGGGGAAGGGGCTGCATGTCCGGCTGGCCTTATGTTATGAGCCGACATTTTTGCCGGATAACAACCAGTCCTTTGCTTCCTATAACAGTACCCGCAATCTGCTGGTGCTGTCCCGCTGGCAGCAGGAGATTATCCGGATTAACCATGGCATTAAGGGCCGGATTGTCCCCATCGGAGTAAATCCTGATTTCAGCAACACCCATCTGCGCGGCAGAGGGGGAGGGAAGATTGTTATCTCGGCAATCATGAGGAAGCCGGAGGGAGGGTTCTCGGGCCACCGGGAACAGGACTATCTGCTTCAGGAGCTGGATACAGTGAAGCAGCTTCATCCGGAGGTGGACATCTATATTATTACGCCTCCGGCAGAGTATGCTTCGTCTTCGTATCTGCAGAAGCTTTTCGGCGAAGGGCGATATGAGATCCGTACACCGGGGAACGATTCGGAGCTGTCTTATCACTATAATGAGAGCGATATTTTCGTCAGCTCCAGCACATATGATACGGGCTCGCTGCCCGGGCTTGAAGCCATGCGCTGCGGGGCTGCGCTGGTGACAGTGTATTCCGGGGGGAACCTCGAATACTGTGTCCACGGGCATAATTGCCTGATGTCCTACAGGTATGAGAACCGGCTGGCAGAGGATATTTCAGCACTGGTGAAGGATAAGGAGCTGCGCCAGCGCCTGGCGGCAAGAGGAGAGCTGGATTCACAGCGCTTTACGTGGGAGCGGAGCATGCAGATTTTCCAGTCAGAGCTGTTTGAAATTGTGTCAAGACAAGGCGGATGA
- a CDS encoding glycosyltransferase family 4 protein — protein sequence MSLKVLFTFYVPSGGVETLNKLRCESLQRSGIECHVLYLMPGSGSHNKTTFPVFITSEDTELKGLLDEHNYDAIIVTSDYLLMERIRRLGYNGILIYESQGLGKRSDARDMIIDAVPYLQSYCNAVLIPPTDHLLELFIEICPWLHRYVIPNIVDVHSFRYIPGELPCDPVIAWVGRLEANKNWSEYLKIAYQLRLHKPDLHLWMFHDPNLAADNQKEKFHEELHALGLNDRLSVFTNMPNHMMPVYYSSIAGSGGFLLSSSITEGFGYAVAEAVCCTCPVLSTDSDGVRSFIRHNITGKFYPLGNVDAAVTQALELMDNIPLREVIRYQGRQHMVSHFGFEKYAHSFREMMNSFSIF from the coding sequence GTGAGCTTGAAGGTTTTATTTACGTTTTATGTACCGAGCGGCGGAGTGGAAACACTGAACAAGCTGCGGTGTGAGAGTCTTCAGCGCAGCGGGATCGAATGTCATGTGCTCTATTTAATGCCGGGGTCCGGAAGTCACAACAAGACCACTTTCCCGGTGTTCATCACCTCCGAGGATACGGAACTGAAAGGGCTCCTGGATGAGCATAACTATGATGCTATTATTGTCACTTCAGATTATTTGCTGATGGAACGTATCCGCCGGCTGGGTTACAACGGCATACTGATATATGAATCGCAAGGCCTGGGCAAACGCAGCGATGCGCGGGATATGATTATTGACGCAGTGCCTTATCTGCAGTCTTATTGCAATGCGGTGCTGATCCCGCCAACGGACCACCTGCTGGAGCTGTTCATAGAAATCTGCCCCTGGCTGCACCGTTATGTTATTCCGAATATCGTTGATGTACACTCATTCCGGTATATTCCCGGCGAACTGCCCTGCGATCCGGTTATTGCCTGGGTAGGACGGCTTGAAGCCAACAAGAACTGGAGTGAGTATCTCAAGATTGCATATCAGCTCCGCCTCCATAAACCTGATCTTCACCTCTGGATGTTCCACGATCCTAATCTGGCTGCCGACAATCAAAAGGAAAAGTTTCATGAAGAGCTTCATGCCCTCGGCCTGAACGACCGGCTAAGTGTATTCACGAATATGCCGAACCATATGATGCCGGTATATTATTCATCCATTGCCGGTTCAGGCGGCTTTCTGCTGTCGAGCTCGATTACAGAAGGATTCGGTTATGCGGTGGCCGAAGCTGTCTGCTGTACCTGTCCAGTGCTCAGTACGGATTCCGACGGGGTCAGATCGTTCATCAGACATAACATTACAGGCAAATTCTATCCGCTCGGCAATGTAGATGCAGCCGTAACCCAGGCACTCGAGCTGATGGATAACATTCCGCTGCGCGAAGTAATCCGCTATCAGGGCCGCCAGCATATGGTTTCCCATTTCGGATTCGAGAAATATGCCCATTCTTTCCGGGAGATGATGAACTCCTTCTCCATCTTCTAA
- a CDS encoding YhcN/YlaJ family sporulation lipoprotein has product MLRSKFGLSVSAALLLGAVSITGCGANNTATGNVETKSVRGTDGRIHVNSVQNGMRAGDFDSMEVSKELADRVAAMPEVRSANVMLVGKSAYVAVMLENASGGVHAKGTRGVQPYSFGSGTAGMLGGSGRPGGLETGIGAGMGGNVSGTGRGTAAGNPGMTGTGGSIAGIPGNLTGTGTVGGTGMTDPANYPGNGNNGIMSGNNMVDGSRLKQDIDESMGRRSVGIRSVTPDNGTQVIRDNDTLTQDLKDKIADQVKKSNPDIKNVYVSANPDFVERADYYAREFRAGHPLKGFANEFRTMVERIFPTRSGY; this is encoded by the coding sequence ATGTTACGGTCGAAATTCGGTTTATCTGTTTCTGCAGCACTGCTGCTTGGTGCGGTAAGTATTACGGGCTGCGGTGCCAATAACACTGCAACAGGCAATGTGGAGACGAAAAGTGTACGGGGCACAGACGGGCGTATTCACGTGAATTCTGTCCAGAACGGGATGCGGGCGGGCGACTTTGACAGTATGGAGGTAAGCAAAGAGCTGGCAGACCGCGTGGCGGCTATGCCGGAGGTGCGTTCGGCTAATGTCATGCTGGTCGGCAAAAGCGCTTATGTCGCCGTGATGCTGGAAAATGCCTCGGGTGGCGTTCATGCCAAAGGTACCCGGGGAGTACAGCCATACAGCTTCGGCAGCGGCACAGCCGGCATGCTGGGCGGGTCAGGCAGACCTGGCGGGCTGGAAACCGGGATTGGCGCGGGAATGGGCGGAAACGTTAGTGGAACCGGAAGAGGGACAGCTGCCGGTAATCCCGGTATGACCGGAACAGGCGGTTCAATTGCCGGAATTCCGGGAAATCTGACCGGTACAGGTACGGTAGGCGGCACAGGCATGACAGATCCGGCCAATTATCCCGGGAACGGAAATAATGGCATCATGTCAGGTAATAATATGGTTGACGGGTCCCGGCTCAAGCAGGATATTGATGAAAGCATGGGCCGGAGATCTGTGGGCATCCGCAGTGTAACGCCGGACAATGGAACACAGGTAATCCGGGATAATGATACTCTAACCCAGGATCTGAAGGACAAGATTGCCGATCAGGTAAAAAAATCAAATCCGGACATTAAAAATGTATATGTGTCCGCAAATCCTGATTTCGTGGAACGCGCAGATTATTATGCCAGGGAGTTCCGTGCAGGCCATCCGCTAAAAGGCTTTGCCAATGAATTCCGGACAATGGTTGAACGGATTTTCCCTACGCGCAGCGGATATTAA
- the nagA gene encoding N-acetylglucosamine-6-phosphate deacetylase — translation MAEIKAADGALLYGKVLTPAGVVEHGVIAVAEGLIQYAGEAAWLPAAYEHWEAATHEPKGLLIPGFVDVHVHGGAGYDFMYSDAAALDTITRFHASQGTTSMLATTMTAAKEDIDRVLAEVDAYRAAEGGMPYAKLAGVHLEGPFISQRWPGAQNPEHIVPASIPWLEEWEDRYPGMIRQVTLAPEREGALEAIGWLRRHGITAALGHTDASFEQVIAAADAGLNQAVHMFNAMTPLHHRKPGTAGAVMFDARIRAEIIADGIHVHPAAISIVTRLKNKQNLLLITDAMSATGLSDGEYAIGDLPVIVSGGIATLKEHPESLAGSTLTMIRGFRYLVEEVGLSLLEASQAASLTPALSLGMERSIGSIEAGKQADILLLDDSLNLRGVWIGGQKLESDCE, via the coding sequence ATGGCTGAAATAAAAGCTGCAGACGGTGCACTACTGTACGGTAAAGTGTTGACCCCAGCCGGGGTCGTAGAGCACGGCGTAATCGCTGTAGCGGAAGGTCTGATCCAGTACGCCGGGGAAGCCGCCTGGCTGCCGGCTGCTTACGAACACTGGGAGGCGGCAACCCATGAGCCTAAAGGGCTCCTGATTCCCGGATTTGTCGATGTGCATGTGCACGGCGGCGCCGGTTATGATTTCATGTACAGTGATGCTGCTGCTCTGGACACCATAACCCGCTTCCATGCTTCGCAAGGAACCACATCTATGCTGGCTACCACCATGACTGCCGCCAAAGAAGATATTGACCGGGTATTAGCGGAAGTGGATGCTTATCGCGCTGCCGAAGGCGGCATGCCTTACGCAAAGCTCGCCGGTGTCCATCTGGAGGGGCCGTTCATCAGCCAGCGCTGGCCCGGTGCGCAGAATCCTGAGCACATTGTTCCTGCGAGCATTCCCTGGCTGGAAGAATGGGAAGACCGTTATCCGGGCATGATCCGCCAGGTTACACTGGCTCCGGAACGTGAAGGTGCACTCGAAGCAATCGGGTGGCTGCGCCGGCACGGCATTACAGCAGCGCTTGGGCATACCGATGCCTCATTTGAACAGGTTATTGCTGCTGCGGATGCCGGCCTGAATCAGGCCGTGCATATGTTCAATGCCATGACGCCGCTGCATCACCGCAAGCCGGGAACTGCCGGTGCAGTAATGTTCGATGCAAGGATTCGCGCCGAGATTATTGCTGACGGAATTCATGTCCATCCGGCAGCGATCAGCATCGTCACCCGGCTGAAGAACAAGCAGAATCTGCTGCTGATTACAGATGCGATGTCGGCAACCGGACTGAGCGACGGAGAGTATGCCATCGGCGATCTGCCCGTCATTGTCAGCGGCGGGATTGCTACATTGAAGGAGCATCCCGAATCACTGGCCGGAAGTACACTGACCATGATCCGCGGCTTCCGCTACCTTGTGGAAGAGGTCGGACTCAGTCTGCTGGAGGCCTCGCAGGCGGCCAGCCTTACCCCGGCCCTATCCCTTGGCATGGAGCGCTCCATCGGGTCAATAGAGGCAGGCAAACAAGCTGATATTCTGCTGCTCGATGACAGCCTGAACCTTCGCGGCGTCTGGATCGGCGGACAGAAGCTGGAGTCTGACTGCGAGTAA